Proteins encoded together in one Pantoea sp. CCBC3-3-1 window:
- the folP gene encoding dihydropteroate synthase: protein MKLYARDSVLDLSHPHVMGILNMTPDSFSDGGRHNSLVQALTHANEMINAGATIIDIGGESTRPGADEVSVEEELDRVIPVVEAIAQRFEVWISVDTSKPEVIREAAKAGAHIINDIRSLQEPGALEAAAATGLPVCIMHMQGEPRTMQQAPGYKNLLQDVDTFFVEQIARCEAAGIKKDRLLLDPGFGFGKNLSHNYQLLAHLADFHHFGLPLLVGMSRKSMIGQLLNVGPSQRLTGSLACAVIAAMQGAHILRVHDVKETVEAMRVVEATLSAKE, encoded by the coding sequence ATGAAACTTTACGCCAGAGATTCCGTGCTCGATTTATCACATCCTCATGTGATGGGGATACTGAACATGACGCCGGATTCCTTTTCAGATGGCGGCAGGCATAACAGTCTGGTGCAGGCGCTAACCCATGCGAATGAAATGATTAACGCGGGTGCGACCATTATCGACATTGGTGGGGAATCGACCCGGCCAGGCGCCGATGAAGTGAGCGTTGAAGAAGAGCTGGACCGGGTGATCCCCGTTGTCGAGGCGATTGCACAGCGTTTCGAGGTGTGGATTTCTGTGGATACTTCCAAGCCGGAAGTGATCCGTGAAGCGGCAAAGGCCGGTGCGCATATTATCAACGATATTCGTTCACTTCAGGAACCTGGCGCGCTGGAAGCGGCGGCTGCAACCGGTTTGCCGGTCTGTATAATGCATATGCAGGGTGAACCTCGCACGATGCAGCAGGCACCCGGGTATAAAAATTTGCTCCAGGACGTAGATACTTTTTTTGTTGAGCAGATAGCGCGCTGTGAAGCTGCCGGTATTAAAAAAGATCGGTTGCTGCTCGACCCAGGGTTCGGTTTCGGTAAGAATCTCTCCCACAATTATCAATTGCTGGCGCACCTGGCTGATTTTCATCATTTCGGGCTGCCACTATTGGTAGGGATGTCGCGAAAAAGCATGATTGGGCAGTTGCTGAATGTTGGACCGTCTCAACGTCTTACCGGAAGCCTGGCTTGTGCCGTGATTGCTGCAATGCAGGGCGCACATATTTTACGCGTCCATGATGTTAAAGAAACTGTAGAGGCGATGCGCGTCGTCGAAGCAACCCTGTCAGCAAAGGAATAG
- the ftsH gene encoding ATP-dependent zinc metalloprotease FtsH — protein sequence MAKNLILWLVIAVVLMSVFQSFGPSESNGRRVDYSTFLSEVNQDQVREARINGREINVVKKDSNKYTTYIPVNDPKLLDNLLTKNVKVVGEPPEEPSLLASIFISWFPMLLLIGVWIFFMRQMQGGGGKGAMSFGKSKARMLTEDQIKTTFADVAGCDEAKEEVGELVEYLREPSRFQKLGGKIPKGVLMVGPPGTGKTLLAKAIAGEAKVPFFTISGSDFVEMFVGVGASRVRDMFEQAKKAAPCIIFIDEIDAVGRQRGAGLGGGHDEREQTLNQMLVEMDGFEGNEGIIVIAATNRPDVLDPALLRPGRFDRQVVVGLPDVRGREQILKVHMRRVPLATDIDALVIARGTPGFSGADLANLVNEAALFAARGNRRVVSMVEFEKAKDKIMMGAERRSMVMTEAQKESTAYHEAGHAIIGRLVPEHDPVHKVTIIPRGRALGVTFFLPEGDAISASRQKLESQISTLYGGRLAEEIIYGVERVSTGASNDIKVATSIARNMVTQWGFSEKLGPLLYAEEEGEVFLGRSVAKAKHMSDETARIIDQEVKSLVEGNYQRARRILNENMDILHAMKDALMKYETIDAPQIDDLMARREVRPPAGWEDPASNSSDNGTPKAPRPVDEPRTPNPGNTM from the coding sequence ATGGCGAAAAACCTGATTCTCTGGCTAGTCATCGCAGTCGTGCTGATGTCTGTCTTCCAGAGCTTTGGGCCCAGCGAGTCAAATGGCCGTAGGGTTGATTACTCAACCTTCCTGTCGGAAGTGAACCAGGATCAGGTCCGCGAGGCACGTATTAACGGGCGTGAAATCAACGTTGTCAAAAAAGACAGTAACAAATACACAACCTACATCCCCGTCAACGATCCTAAGTTGCTCGATAACCTGTTGACTAAAAATGTAAAAGTGGTTGGCGAACCGCCTGAAGAACCGAGCCTGTTGGCCTCAATCTTCATCTCATGGTTCCCAATGCTGTTGCTGATTGGCGTCTGGATCTTCTTTATGCGCCAGATGCAGGGCGGCGGCGGCAAGGGCGCGATGTCCTTCGGCAAAAGCAAAGCCCGCATGCTGACAGAAGATCAGATTAAAACGACTTTTGCTGACGTCGCAGGCTGTGACGAAGCGAAAGAAGAAGTCGGCGAGCTGGTGGAATACCTGCGCGAACCAAGCCGCTTCCAGAAACTCGGCGGTAAAATTCCGAAAGGCGTACTGATGGTCGGTCCTCCGGGTACCGGTAAAACGCTGCTGGCGAAAGCTATCGCTGGCGAAGCCAAAGTGCCTTTCTTTACCATCTCCGGTTCTGACTTCGTTGAAATGTTTGTCGGTGTGGGTGCTTCCCGTGTTCGTGACATGTTCGAACAGGCAAAGAAAGCGGCACCTTGCATTATCTTCATCGATGAAATTGATGCGGTCGGTCGCCAGCGTGGCGCGGGTCTCGGCGGTGGTCACGATGAACGTGAACAAACGCTGAACCAGATGCTGGTTGAGATGGACGGTTTTGAAGGCAACGAAGGTATCATCGTCATTGCCGCTACTAACCGTCCTGACGTGCTAGACCCGGCACTGCTTCGTCCGGGCCGCTTTGACCGTCAGGTTGTGGTCGGTCTGCCGGACGTACGTGGCCGCGAGCAGATTCTGAAAGTCCATATGCGCCGTGTGCCGCTGGCTACCGATATCGATGCGTTAGTTATCGCACGTGGTACGCCAGGCTTCTCAGGTGCCGATCTGGCTAACCTTGTGAATGAAGCAGCGCTGTTTGCCGCACGTGGTAATCGCCGTGTCGTTTCTATGGTTGAATTCGAAAAAGCGAAAGACAAAATCATGATGGGTGCGGAACGTCGCTCCATGGTGATGACGGAAGCGCAGAAAGAATCTACCGCGTATCACGAAGCTGGCCACGCGATTATTGGTCGTCTGGTGCCTGAACACGATCCGGTGCATAAAGTGACGATTATTCCACGCGGCCGCGCATTAGGCGTGACCTTCTTCCTGCCGGAAGGCGATGCAATCAGCGCCAGCCGTCAGAAGCTGGAAAGTCAGATCTCAACGCTTTACGGTGGCCGTCTGGCAGAAGAAATCATCTACGGTGTGGAACGCGTTTCGACTGGTGCGTCTAACGACATCAAAGTTGCTACTTCTATTGCTCGTAACATGGTTACGCAATGGGGCTTTTCTGAGAAGCTGGGCCCGCTACTCTATGCGGAAGAAGAGGGCGAAGTGTTCCTTGGCCGTTCAGTAGCGAAAGCGAAGCATATGTCCGATGAGACCGCGCGCATCATTGACCAGGAAGTAAAATCTCTGGTTGAAGGTAACTACCAACGCGCACGCCGTATTCTGAATGAGAACATGGACATCCTTCACGCGATGAAAGACGCGCTGATGAAGTATGAAACCATTGATGCTCCTCAGATCGATGACCTGATGGCTCGCCGTGAAGTGCGTCCGCCAGCAGGTTGGGAAGATCCGGCCAGCAACAGTTCTGACAACGGTACGCCAAAGGCGCCACGTCCGGTTGATGAACCGCGTACGCCAAATCCTGGCAACACCATGTAA
- the rlmE gene encoding 23S rRNA (uridine(2552)-2'-O)-methyltransferase RlmE: MTGKKRSASSSRWLQEHFSDKYVLQAQKKGLRSRAWFKLDEIQQGDKLFKPGMTVVDLGAAPGGWSQYVVTQIGSKGRVIACDLLPMDPIVGVDFLQGDFRDELVLKALLERVGDAKVQVVMSDMAPNMTGTPAVDIPRSMYLVELALDMCRDVLAPGGSFLVKVFQGDGFEDYLREIRSLFTKVKIRKPDASRSRSREVYIVATGRKL, encoded by the coding sequence ATGACTGGTAAAAAGCGTTCGGCCAGTTCCAGCCGCTGGCTACAGGAACACTTTAGCGATAAATATGTGCTTCAGGCACAGAAAAAGGGGCTGCGCTCGCGCGCCTGGTTTAAACTTGATGAAATACAGCAAGGTGACAAGCTGTTTAAGCCAGGGATGACGGTTGTCGACCTTGGCGCAGCACCCGGTGGCTGGTCTCAGTATGTGGTGACACAAATTGGTTCCAAAGGTCGCGTCATCGCCTGTGATCTCCTGCCGATGGATCCTATTGTCGGTGTCGATTTCCTTCAGGGCGACTTTCGTGATGAACTGGTGCTGAAAGCCTTGCTGGAACGCGTTGGCGATGCGAAGGTGCAGGTTGTGATGTCAGATATGGCACCCAACATGACCGGTACGCCTGCTGTGGATATCCCAAGATCAATGTATCTCGTTGAACTTGCGCTTGATATGTGTCGTGATGTGCTGGCACCTGGCGGCAGTTTTTTAGTGAAAGTGTTTCAGGGAGATGGCTTTGAAGATTACCTCCGGGAAATTCGCTCCCTGTTTACGAAAGTGAAAATTCGTAAGCCGGACGCTTCGCGCTCTCGTTCGCGTGAAGTGTACATTGTAGCGACAGGGCGCAAACTATAG
- the yhbY gene encoding ribosome assembly RNA-binding protein YhbY has translation MNLSTKQKQHLKGLAHPLKPVVMLGNNGLTEGVLAEIEQALEHHELIKVKIATEDRETKTLVVEAIVRETKAANVQVIGKTLVLYRPTKERKIALPR, from the coding sequence ATGAATCTGAGTACCAAACAAAAACAGCACCTGAAAGGACTGGCCCATCCGCTGAAGCCTGTCGTCATGTTAGGCAACAACGGTCTGACCGAAGGGGTGCTGGCCGAGATCGAACAAGCACTGGAGCACCACGAGCTCATCAAGGTGAAAATCGCTACGGAAGACCGCGAGACAAAAACCCTGGTAGTTGAAGCTATCGTGCGCGAAACCAAAGCTGCTAACGTGCAGGTTATCGGCAAGACGCTGGTGCTGTACCGTCCAACGAAGGAACGTAAAATCGCGCTTCCACGTTAA
- the greA gene encoding transcription elongation factor GreA, with amino-acid sequence MNQIPMTLRGAERLREELEELKTVKRPRIIASIADAREHGDLKENAEYHAAREEQGFCEGRIQEIEAKLSNAQVIDVTKMNANGRVIFGSTVSVLNVDTDEESTYRIVGDDEADFKQNLISVNSPMARGLIGKEVDDVTIIKTPGGDVEYEILKIEYI; translated from the coding sequence ATGAATCAGATTCCGATGACGTTGAGGGGCGCGGAGAGACTGCGCGAAGAGCTCGAAGAGCTGAAAACCGTTAAACGCCCCAGAATTATTGCCTCAATTGCTGATGCACGCGAGCACGGCGACTTGAAAGAAAATGCAGAGTACCATGCCGCCCGCGAAGAGCAGGGCTTCTGTGAAGGTCGTATCCAGGAAATTGAAGCCAAGCTGTCAAATGCCCAGGTGATCGATGTCACGAAAATGAATGCCAACGGGCGCGTCATTTTCGGTTCTACCGTTAGCGTGCTGAACGTGGACACTGATGAAGAGTCAACCTATCGCATTGTCGGCGATGACGAAGCTGACTTTAAGCAAAATCTGATTTCTGTTAACTCACCGATGGCGCGTGGCCTGATTGGTAAAGAAGTGGATGATGTGACCATCATCAAAACGCCAGGCGGCGATGTTGAGTACGAAATTCTTAAGATTGAATATATCTGA
- the dacB gene encoding serine-type D-Ala-D-Ala carboxypeptidase, producing the protein MRFSRIVTGLACAFMLNAHAATVEDYTQYLPDGANLALIVQKVGASSPSIDYHSKQMALPASTMKVITALAALLQLGPDYRFHTQLESKGSISGGTLRGDLVARFGGDPTFTRQDLRNLVTALKKQGVQHIQGNVVIDTSVFASHDKAPGWPWNDMTQCFSAPPAAAIVDRNCFSVSLYSAQTPGDNAFIRVASYYPVNMFSQVRTLARGSADAQYCELDVVPGELNRFTLTGCMTQRSEPLPLAFAIQDGASYAGALLKAELQEAGIDYTGHLVRQTQATQPATVLAETQSVPLHDLLKIMLKKSDNMIADTVFRTIGHERFGVPGTWRAGSDAVRQILRQKANIDLGNSIQVDGSGLSRHDLISPATMMQVLQYIAQNDQQLNYISMLPLAGYDGTLRYRGGLHEAGVDGKVSAKTGSLQGVYNLAGFMTTASGQRVAFVQYLSGYAVPPQDQKQRRIPLVRFESRLYKDVYQNN; encoded by the coding sequence ATGCGATTTTCACGAATTGTTACCGGCTTAGCCTGCGCATTTATGCTGAATGCCCATGCGGCCACGGTCGAAGACTATACTCAGTACCTGCCCGATGGCGCAAACCTGGCGCTGATTGTGCAAAAAGTTGGCGCCAGTTCGCCCTCGATTGACTATCACAGCAAGCAGATGGCGTTGCCTGCCAGTACCATGAAAGTGATTACCGCGCTGGCTGCACTGTTACAGCTGGGCCCGGATTACCGTTTTCACACCCAACTGGAAAGCAAAGGTTCGATTAGCGGCGGCACGCTACGCGGCGATCTGGTGGCGAGGTTCGGCGGCGATCCGACCTTTACCCGGCAGGATCTCCGTAACTTAGTGACCGCTCTGAAAAAACAAGGCGTGCAGCATATTCAGGGCAATGTCGTCATTGATACGTCGGTCTTCGCCAGCCATGATAAAGCGCCGGGCTGGCCGTGGAATGATATGACCCAGTGTTTTAGCGCCCCACCTGCTGCTGCGATTGTTGATCGTAACTGTTTTTCAGTTTCCCTCTACAGTGCGCAAACGCCCGGCGATAACGCTTTTATCCGCGTTGCCTCTTATTATCCGGTCAATATGTTCAGCCAGGTTCGCACGCTGGCGAGAGGATCGGCAGATGCACAATATTGTGAACTGGACGTGGTGCCCGGCGAGCTTAACCGCTTTACGTTAACCGGCTGCATGACCCAGCGTTCAGAACCGTTGCCGCTGGCCTTTGCGATTCAGGATGGCGCCAGCTATGCCGGAGCGCTGTTAAAAGCGGAATTGCAGGAAGCGGGCATTGATTATACCGGTCATCTGGTGCGTCAGACTCAGGCAACCCAGCCTGCAACGGTATTAGCCGAAACGCAATCAGTCCCTCTGCACGATCTGCTTAAAATTATGTTGAAGAAGTCTGACAACATGATTGCCGATACCGTATTCCGTACTATTGGCCACGAGCGTTTCGGCGTACCGGGTACATGGCGTGCGGGTTCTGATGCCGTCCGTCAGATCCTGCGGCAGAAAGCCAATATCGATCTCGGCAACAGCATTCAGGTTGATGGCTCCGGCCTGTCGCGTCACGATCTGATTTCGCCGGCGACCATGATGCAGGTGCTGCAATATATTGCGCAGAACGATCAGCAACTGAATTATATCTCGATGCTGCCGCTGGCGGGCTATGACGGAACACTACGTTACCGTGGTGGCCTGCATGAAGCGGGTGTGGATGGCAAGGTATCGGCTAAAACGGGTTCATTGCAGGGTGTTTATAACCTCGCAGGCTTTATGACCACCGCCAGTGGTCAGCGGGTTGCCTTTGTGCAGTATCTTTCAGGCTATGCCGTTCCGCCTCAGGATCAGAAACAGCGTCGTATTCCGCTGGTGCGCTTTGAAAGCCGCCTCTATAAGGATGTTTATCAGAACAACTGA
- a CDS encoding TonB-dependent siderophore receptor: MAATETAPENSTEKGVSTSTQSTVSPEQVDAEGGTMVVTAAQQNLQAPGVSTITADEIKKRPPSRDLSEIIRTMPGVNLTGNSTSGQRGNNRQIDIRGMGPENTLILIDGMPVASRNSVRLGWRGERDTRGDTNWVPPEMVDHIEVIRGPAAARYGNGAAGGVVNIITKQTSNEWHGSWDTYLNMPEHKSEGSTKRSNFSLTGPLGDDVSFTLYGNLSKTQADAQFINQGHQSLRTGSYADTVPAGREGVENKDIHGKLRWEFARNQNLEFSAGYSRQGNLYAGDTQNTNTSALVQSKYGDETNRLYRQDYAVTWTGAWDNGVSTRSYAQYENTRNSRMNEGLAGGTEGIFSDSGFSTIELNDVLLHSEVSIPIELLVNQTLTLGTEWNQQKMKDGASNTQALSGGGIDGISSTNRSPYSSAEIFSLFAEDNMELTDSTILTPGLRFDHHSIVGNNWSPSLNLSQTLADDFTLKLGIARAYKAPSLYQTNPNYVLYSRGQGCADSAGACYLMGNDDLKAETSINKEVGIEYKHEGYQAGLTWFRNDYRNKIESGYVPTGTSTTGAADIYQWENVPKAVVEGLEGTVNFPVTEAITWNNNLTYMLQSKNKTTGDRLSVIPQYTLNSTLAWQATQDLSLQTTFTWYGRQTPKKYNYKGESVSGTEKSTVSPYSILGLSGTYDVNKYASVTVGIENLFDKRHFREGNAQTTGNSTTNAYMYGAGANTYNESGRTYYMSLNTHF, from the coding sequence ATGGCAGCCACGGAAACCGCACCGGAAAACAGCACGGAAAAGGGTGTTTCAACGTCGACTCAGAGCACCGTTTCTCCTGAACAGGTAGACGCTGAAGGCGGGACGATGGTGGTAACGGCGGCTCAGCAAAATCTTCAGGCGCCGGGTGTTTCAACCATCACTGCCGATGAAATCAAAAAACGACCTCCGTCACGTGACCTTTCCGAAATCATTCGTACTATGCCAGGCGTAAACCTGACCGGCAACTCCACCAGTGGACAACGCGGCAACAACCGTCAAATCGACATTCGCGGTATGGGGCCAGAAAATACGCTGATCCTGATCGACGGCATGCCAGTCGCCAGCCGTAACTCGGTACGCCTTGGATGGCGTGGCGAACGCGATACCCGTGGTGATACCAACTGGGTGCCGCCAGAAATGGTCGATCATATTGAAGTCATTCGCGGACCCGCGGCGGCGCGCTATGGCAACGGTGCGGCAGGCGGCGTGGTGAACATCATTACTAAGCAAACCAGCAATGAGTGGCATGGCTCCTGGGATACCTACCTGAACATGCCTGAGCATAAGTCAGAAGGTTCCACAAAGCGTTCCAACTTCTCGCTTACCGGGCCGCTGGGTGATGATGTCAGCTTCACGCTGTACGGCAACCTCAGCAAAACTCAGGCCGATGCGCAGTTTATCAATCAGGGACATCAGTCGCTGAGAACCGGCAGCTACGCCGATACCGTGCCTGCCGGTCGCGAAGGGGTAGAAAACAAAGATATTCATGGCAAGCTGCGCTGGGAATTTGCCCGCAACCAGAATCTGGAATTCAGTGCGGGCTACAGTCGTCAGGGCAACCTTTATGCGGGTGATACGCAAAATACCAACACCAGCGCGCTGGTGCAGAGCAAATACGGCGATGAGACCAACCGACTCTATCGTCAGGATTATGCGGTTACCTGGACCGGCGCATGGGATAACGGCGTCAGTACCCGCAGCTATGCGCAGTACGAAAACACGCGCAACTCACGCATGAATGAAGGGCTGGCGGGCGGCACCGAAGGGATCTTCTCCGACAGCGGCTTTTCGACGATCGAGCTGAACGATGTCCTGCTGCACAGCGAAGTGAGTATTCCGATTGAATTGCTGGTTAATCAGACCCTGACGCTGGGAACCGAGTGGAATCAGCAGAAGATGAAAGATGGCGCCTCCAATACGCAGGCTCTGTCCGGCGGTGGGATTGATGGTATAAGCAGCACCAATCGCAGCCCTTACTCCTCGGCAGAAATCTTCTCCCTGTTTGCCGAAGACAATATGGAACTGACCGACAGTACCATACTGACACCCGGTCTGCGTTTTGATCATCACAGTATTGTTGGCAATAACTGGAGCCCATCACTTAATCTTTCCCAGACGCTGGCTGACGACTTCACGCTGAAACTGGGTATCGCACGCGCCTATAAAGCGCCAAGCCTGTATCAAACCAACCCAAACTACGTGCTTTACAGTCGTGGTCAGGGATGCGCTGACAGCGCCGGTGCCTGCTATCTGATGGGCAACGACGATCTGAAAGCCGAAACCAGCATCAACAAAGAAGTGGGCATTGAGTATAAGCATGAAGGCTATCAGGCAGGCCTGACGTGGTTCCGTAATGATTACCGCAACAAAATCGAATCGGGCTATGTACCAACCGGAACATCGACTACCGGCGCTGCGGACATCTACCAATGGGAAAACGTGCCAAAAGCGGTAGTCGAAGGGCTGGAAGGCACGGTTAACTTCCCGGTGACGGAAGCCATTACCTGGAACAATAACCTGACCTACATGCTGCAAAGCAAAAACAAAACCACCGGCGATCGCCTGTCGGTTATCCCGCAGTATACGCTGAACTCGACGCTGGCCTGGCAGGCAACACAGGATCTGTCGTTGCAGACCACCTTCACCTGGTATGGCCGTCAAACGCCGAAGAAGTATAACTACAAAGGTGAATCGGTTAGCGGCACCGAGAAGTCAACGGTCAGCCCTTATTCGATTCTGGGTCTGAGCGGAACGTATGACGTGAATAAATACGCCAGCGTGACTGTGGGTATCGAAAACCTGTTCGATAAGCGTCATTTCCGCGAAGGCAATGCGCAAACCACAGGTAACTCTACCACCAATGCGTATATGTATGGGGCAGGGGCGAATACCTACAATGAATCAGGCCGTACTTATTATATGAGTCTGAATACGCATTTTTAA